A single region of the Saprospiraceae bacterium genome encodes:
- a CDS encoding sugar phosphate isomerase/epimerase: MNIRSLTSMLVISLLFVSCATSSKVGKKGEAVFIAPVGVQAYSFRNYFPKDIPGTLDRIQAMGITEIEGGAGRIPPEEYKKMCDQRGISIPSTGAGFDELEKDPMAVVETAKKLGSKFVMCAWVPHERGNFTLADAKKAVEVFNRAGKVLKENGLTFCYHAHGYEFQPYGKGTLLDYIFENTNPDDVSFEMDVFWVQFGGGDPVALLKKYGKRWKLMHLKDMKKGIEKNLTGGTDVEYNVPLGTGEIDMAGLLKEGRKIGIAHYFIEDESSKVVDQIPQSIAYLRSLKY, encoded by the coding sequence ATGAACATTCGATCATTGACTAGCATGCTGGTCATCAGTTTACTCTTCGTTTCCTGCGCCACTTCGTCCAAAGTGGGAAAAAAAGGAGAAGCCGTCTTTATTGCGCCCGTTGGGGTGCAAGCCTATTCCTTCCGCAATTACTTCCCCAAGGATATACCTGGTACGCTTGACAGGATACAAGCTATGGGAATTACCGAAATAGAAGGTGGTGCAGGCAGAATTCCTCCAGAAGAATACAAAAAAATGTGCGATCAAAGGGGCATTAGCATTCCTTCTACCGGTGCGGGGTTTGATGAATTAGAGAAAGACCCCATGGCGGTGGTGGAAACCGCCAAAAAGTTGGGCTCCAAATTCGTCATGTGCGCCTGGGTGCCTCATGAAAGGGGGAATTTCACCCTGGCCGATGCCAAAAAAGCCGTGGAAGTATTCAACCGTGCCGGTAAGGTATTGAAAGAAAATGGGCTTACCTTTTGCTATCATGCGCATGGCTATGAATTCCAGCCTTACGGGAAAGGCACTTTATTGGATTATATCTTTGAAAACACTAATCCGGACGATGTTTCCTTTGAGATGGATGTTTTCTGGGTACAATTTGGTGGAGGAGATCCGGTGGCTTTACTCAAAAAATATGGCAAACGCTGGAAACTAATGCACCTCAAAGACATGAAAAAAGGCATTGAGAAAAACCTGACAGGCGGCACAGATGTCGAGTACAATGTCCCACTTGGTACGGGAGAAATCGATATGGCCGGTTTGCTGAAGGAAGGGCGAAAAATTGGAATTGCGCACTACTTTATCGAAGATGAGAGCAGCAAAGTGGTCGACCAGATCCCACAAAGTATTGCTTATTTGAGGAGTTTGAAATATTAG